One segment of Streptomyces sp. YIM 121038 DNA contains the following:
- a CDS encoding polyketide synthase, translating to MTSDWQARRATPARPGEPLAIVGLAELDPDGLDDVVVDVARFGIPPMQARSMNRMQLLMLEAARLCLADAGHPERPLPAERTDVVTGLCFALDRQHANAVRIELPRYAREVERAARAAGATPDRAARAAAELRERLAPRLGGSPHDRVGEMASTIPARIAAAFKLRGRTLAVESAEATSFVALAHAVDQLRAEASDAVLVLAGQRRESPFVAEALAAKGRFGPGGGRASAGAGGAERAPGSGAAPRPGETSDHPVVEGVGAVLLKRLSTAVRDGDRVYATVLDCTLRHDPRPGTFRHSHSVALRQEAAADSLRAAGAEPDTVQYVVCAGSSVPREAAAEREALARLHAGRAPGAVVLGTGDGRAFAHAGLASVSRVARGLREGRYPGPPVGDAEPVEVPFRRARAGEAWVARPGAPRRAVVHGSSLTGTFCHLVLEEHRGPGPAGPRARSRSGPRAVPVAVVGLGGRFAGAPDAAGFWRVVGSGRTRIGPVPDHVLDRDLYHCPGSLSLTHSYTDQGGHVPVPADPPDDLAVLPLRYAAMDGAQRLALDVAAELFAGRRAPTGRGVVAVGTTLGLTKERRAHTDLFLAGLEDTVAALPALDGLSALRKKKLLERLRERTGDSAAEPSPALLDGCLASGVAALLANEYGLGAVPLAVEAACASSLAALDVAVGALRSGTADFAVAGGVELACTTRDMVLCSALGLLSHSRNAPFDAAADGFTPGDGCGLFLLKRYEDARRDGDTVHGVIRAVGASNDAKSLIAPDVAGQVRAMQRAFAQVDFEPCTVDYLEAHGTGTKVGDRVEIAAAARLYAGGPRAGALRIGSAKSFFGHTFAAAGSAGLLRTLLALRAGTLPPNTLLRTLNPALGLAAIPAEIATRAEPWPRPPGRPRRAAVSSFGTGGINYHVLVEEDQTRHARHEKGSGPR from the coding sequence ATGACGTCCGATTGGCAAGCCCGCCGGGCCACTCCCGCGCGGCCCGGCGAGCCCCTCGCGATCGTGGGGCTCGCGGAACTCGACCCCGACGGGCTCGACGACGTCGTGGTCGACGTCGCCCGGTTCGGCATCCCCCCGATGCAGGCCAGGTCCATGAACCGGATGCAGCTGCTCATGCTGGAGGCCGCCCGGCTCTGTCTGGCGGACGCGGGCCACCCCGAACGGCCGCTGCCCGCCGAGCGCACCGACGTCGTCACCGGCCTCTGCTTCGCCCTCGACCGCCAGCACGCCAACGCCGTACGCATCGAACTCCCCCGCTACGCCCGCGAGGTGGAGCGCGCCGCCCGCGCGGCGGGGGCGACGCCGGACCGGGCCGCGCGGGCCGCCGCCGAGCTGCGCGAGCGGCTCGCTCCGCGCCTCGGCGGTTCGCCGCACGACCGCGTGGGCGAGATGGCGAGCACGATCCCGGCGCGGATCGCCGCCGCCTTCAAGCTGCGCGGCCGCACGCTCGCGGTGGAGTCCGCCGAGGCGACGTCGTTCGTGGCGCTCGCGCACGCGGTGGACCAGCTGCGCGCCGAGGCGTCGGACGCGGTGCTCGTCCTGGCCGGGCAGCGGCGCGAGAGCCCGTTCGTCGCCGAGGCGCTCGCGGCGAAGGGAAGGTTCGGCCCCGGCGGCGGGCGCGCGTCCGCGGGAGCAGGGGGAGCGGAACGCGCGCCGGGTTCGGGGGCGGCACCGCGCCCCGGCGAGACGTCGGACCACCCCGTGGTCGAGGGCGTCGGCGCCGTGCTCCTGAAGCGGCTCTCCACGGCCGTGCGCGACGGGGACCGCGTCTACGCCACCGTCCTGGACTGCACGCTGCGGCACGACCCGCGCCCCGGCACCTTCCGGCACTCGCACTCCGTCGCGCTGCGGCAGGAGGCGGCCGCCGACTCGCTGCGGGCCGCGGGCGCGGAGCCCGACACCGTCCAGTACGTCGTCTGCGCGGGCTCCTCGGTCCCCCGGGAGGCCGCCGCCGAACGCGAGGCCCTCGCCCGGCTGCACGCGGGACGCGCGCCGGGGGCGGTGGTGCTCGGCACGGGCGACGGCCGGGCGTTCGCCCACGCGGGGCTCGCGTCGGTGAGCCGGGTCGCCCGGGGGCTGCGCGAGGGGCGCTACCCGGGGCCGCCGGTGGGGGACGCCGAGCCGGTGGAGGTGCCCTTTCGGCGGGCGCGGGCGGGCGAGGCGTGGGTCGCGCGCCCCGGGGCGCCGCGCCGGGCCGTCGTGCACGGGTCCTCCCTGACGGGGACCTTCTGCCACCTCGTCCTCGAAGAGCACCGCGGCCCCGGCCCCGCCGGGCCCCGCGCCCGTTCCCGGAGCGGGCCGCGGGCGGTGCCGGTCGCGGTGGTCGGGCTCGGCGGCCGGTTCGCGGGGGCGCCCGACGCCGCCGGGTTCTGGCGGGTCGTCGGCTCGGGCCGGACCCGCATCGGGCCGGTGCCGGACCACGTACTCGACCGGGACCTCTACCACTGCCCCGGCTCACTCAGCCTGACCCACTCGTACACCGACCAGGGCGGCCACGTGCCGGTGCCCGCCGATCCGCCGGACGACCTGGCGGTGCTGCCGCTGCGGTACGCGGCGATGGACGGCGCGCAGCGGCTCGCCCTCGACGTCGCGGCGGAGCTGTTCGCCGGGCGGCGCGCCCCCACCGGGCGCGGCGTGGTCGCCGTCGGCACCACGCTGGGCCTGACGAAGGAGCGGCGCGCCCACACCGACCTGTTCCTGGCAGGGCTGGAGGACACCGTCGCGGCGCTGCCCGCGCTCGACGGACTCTCGGCGCTGCGCAAGAAGAAGCTCCTGGAGCGGCTGCGCGAGCGGACCGGGGACAGCGCGGCCGAGCCGTCGCCCGCCCTGCTCGACGGCTGTCTGGCCAGCGGCGTGGCCGCGCTGCTCGCCAACGAGTACGGCCTCGGCGCGGTGCCGCTCGCGGTGGAGGCGGCCTGCGCGTCCTCCCTGGCCGCCCTCGACGTCGCCGTGGGCGCGCTGCGCTCGGGCACCGCCGACTTCGCCGTCGCGGGCGGCGTCGAACTGGCCTGCACCACCCGGGACATGGTCCTGTGCTCCGCGCTCGGGCTGCTCTCGCACAGCAGGAACGCGCCGTTCGACGCGGCCGCCGACGGGTTCACACCGGGCGACGGCTGCGGGCTCTTCCTGCTGAAGCGGTACGAGGACGCGCGGCGCGACGGGGACACCGTGCACGGGGTGATCCGCGCCGTCGGCGCCTCGAACGACGCCAAGTCGCTGATCGCCCCGGACGTCGCGGGCCAGGTGCGGGCCATGCAGCGCGCCTTCGCCCAGGTCGACTTCGAGCCCTGCACCGTGGACTACCTGGAGGCGCACGGCACCGGCACCAAGGTGGGCGACCGGGTCGAGATCGCCGCAGCGGCCCGGCTCTACGCGGGCGGCCCGCGCGCGGGCGCGCTGCGCATCGGCTCGGCGAAGTCGTTCTTCGGGCACACCTTCGCGGCGGCGGGCAGCGCGGGCCTGCTGCGCACGCTGCTCGCGCTGCGGGCGGGCACGCTGCCGCCCAACACCCTGTTGCGCACGCTGAATCCGGCGCTCGGGCTCGCCGCCATCCCGGCCGAGATCGCCACCCGGGCCGAGCCGTGGCCGCGCCCGCCCGGCAGGCCGCGGCGCGCGGCCGTCAGCTCCTTCGGCACCGGCGGCATCAACTACCACGTCCTCGTCGAGGAGGACCAGACACGCCACGCGAGGCACGAGAAGGGGTCCGGACCGCGATGA
- a CDS encoding AfsR/SARP family transcriptional regulator: MHITVLGPVSVATGGKRHGIQADKVRAMLAVLALDAGRAVAHADLADELWAGRPLGNTRNALQAHATRLRKVLDGHEERLRGTTVLRAVRGGYLLDVPPGCVDGNTFLDLASRGAAALDARPERAIELLKAGLDLWQGPALLDAGDGLRCRGAAALFDERRLTVREDLIRARLAVGDASRAVAELRRLVAEHPLRERFCELLMLALYRTGRQAEALELFHATRRRLDEELGVQPGIVLQRRHTEILSQDPALSLTTVPAAS; this comes from the coding sequence ATGCACATCACTGTCCTGGGACCGGTTTCCGTGGCCACCGGGGGAAAACGCCACGGAATCCAGGCCGACAAGGTGCGGGCGATGCTCGCCGTCCTCGCCCTCGACGCGGGCCGGGCCGTCGCGCACGCGGACCTCGCGGACGAGCTGTGGGCGGGCCGGCCCCTCGGCAACACCCGCAACGCGCTCCAGGCGCACGCCACCCGGCTGCGCAAGGTGCTCGACGGCCACGAGGAGCGGCTCCGGGGCACGACCGTGCTGCGCGCGGTGCGCGGCGGCTATCTGCTCGACGTGCCGCCGGGCTGCGTCGACGGCAACACCTTCCTCGACCTGGCCTCACGCGGCGCCGCGGCGCTCGACGCGCGCCCGGAGCGGGCCATCGAGCTGCTCAAGGCCGGGCTCGACCTGTGGCAGGGGCCCGCGCTGCTCGACGCCGGCGACGGGCTGCGCTGCCGGGGCGCCGCCGCGCTCTTCGACGAGCGGCGGCTCACGGTCCGGGAGGACCTGATCCGCGCCCGTCTCGCCGTCGGCGACGCCTCGCGGGCGGTGGCCGAGCTGCGCCGCCTGGTCGCCGAGCACCCGCTGCGCGAACGCTTCTGCGAGCTCCTCATGCTCGCCCTCTACCGCACCGGGCGGCAGGCGGAGGCCCTGGAGCTGTTCCACGCCACCCGCCGACGGCTCGACGAGGAACTGGGCGTACAGCCCGGAATCGTGCTCCAGCGCCGTCACACGGAAATCCTGTCGCAGGACCCGGCCCTTTCCCTGACCACGGTCCCCGCCGCCTCATAA
- a CDS encoding TetR/AcrR family transcriptional regulator: protein MPDDRTTRAVIRDEALRLFAAHGPDVVTVRQIATAAGVSPGLVVHHFRSKDGLRQEVDQYVLTVFEQLLGELTGDEGPELFEEPASATASPLGEVFLRHLPVGSPLPGYLRRLLLSDTEAGRGLFHRLYAMSRETLDGLAESGAASRGRDPQVRAALLLVNDLSVFLLREQLTAVLGVDPLSAMGLARWGPELLSIYAGGLNAEPTAPEAEGGQA, encoded by the coding sequence ATGCCCGATGACCGCACGACCCGGGCGGTCATCCGAGACGAGGCCCTGCGGCTCTTCGCCGCCCACGGCCCCGACGTCGTCACCGTCCGCCAGATCGCCACGGCGGCGGGGGTCTCCCCGGGGCTCGTCGTCCACCACTTCCGCTCCAAGGACGGCCTGCGCCAGGAGGTCGACCAGTACGTCCTCACCGTCTTCGAGCAGCTGCTCGGCGAGTTGACGGGGGACGAGGGGCCGGAGCTGTTCGAGGAGCCGGCGTCCGCCACGGCGAGCCCGCTCGGCGAGGTCTTCCTGCGCCATCTGCCCGTCGGCTCGCCGCTGCCCGGCTATCTGCGCAGGCTCCTGCTGTCGGACACGGAGGCGGGCCGCGGCCTGTTCCACCGGCTCTACGCGATGAGCAGGGAGACCCTGGACGGCCTCGCCGAGTCCGGTGCCGCGTCGCGCGGCAGGGACCCGCAGGTGCGTGCCGCGCTGCTGCTGGTCAACGACCTCTCGGTGTTCCTGCTGCGGGAGCAGCTCACGGCGGTCCTCGGCGTCGACCCGCTGTCGGCGATGGGCCTGGCCCGCTGGGGGCCCGAGCTCCTGAGCATCTACGCGGGCGGGCTGAACGCGGAGCCCACAGCACCGGAAGCAGAAGGAGGCCAGGCATGA
- a CDS encoding ABC transporter ATP-binding protein — translation MTGRPQAALTARDVHKAFGKHQVLRGADLTVEPGQLVAVVGENGAGKSTFLKAVAGTLRVDRGEVRLRGELGYCPQDPVLNANLTVDQHLRYFAAAHRLSGLGRADELVELLGFEKYRATPAGDLSGGTRQKLNLTLALLHDPDVLLLDEPYQGFDWETYLRFWDLVDTLHERDKAVVVITHLVFEQERFDLLADLVDGRLAPRTSEGDRERRHAAA, via the coding sequence ATGACCGGCAGGCCACAGGCCGCACTCACCGCCCGGGACGTCCACAAGGCGTTCGGCAAGCACCAGGTCCTGCGCGGCGCCGACCTCACGGTCGAACCCGGCCAACTGGTCGCCGTGGTCGGCGAGAACGGCGCGGGCAAGTCCACCTTCCTCAAGGCCGTCGCGGGCACCCTGCGCGTCGACCGGGGCGAGGTCCGGCTCCGCGGCGAGCTCGGCTACTGCCCGCAGGACCCCGTGCTCAACGCCAACCTCACCGTGGACCAGCACTTACGGTACTTCGCCGCCGCCCACCGGCTGAGCGGCCTGGGCCGCGCCGACGAACTGGTGGAGCTCCTCGGCTTCGAGAAGTACCGCGCCACCCCCGCGGGCGATCTGTCCGGCGGCACCCGGCAGAAGCTCAACCTCACCCTGGCCCTGCTCCACGACCCGGACGTCCTGCTCCTCGACGAGCCGTACCAGGGCTTCGACTGGGAGACGTATCTGCGCTTCTGGGACCTGGTCGACACGCTGCACGAGCGCGACAAGGCCGTCGTCGTGATCACCCATCTGGTCTTCGAGCAGGAGCGGTTCGACCTCCTCGCCGACCTCGTCGACGGCCGTCTCGCGCCGCGCACGTCCGAGGGGGACAGGGAGCGCCGCCATGCCGCAGCTTGA
- a CDS encoding cysteine desulfurase, which yields MTTPDVPDLRALLRAPAQVPTQVPSAVSAPVPADVPAVTAPTAPGTPAAPGMSAAPAPVPTASPEDALAALPTTAPGGFTPEQARKDVPILHRTVNGHPLVWLDNGATTQKPRQVIEALSAYYGAANSNIHRGAHTMAREATELYEAGRTAVAELLGAASPENIAFVRGTTEGINLVAQSWGRSVLQPGDEILVPVLEHHSNIVPWQLLAKETHARVVPVPLTPEGEIDQKAYADLLSARTQLVVVSQASNVLGTVPPVAEMAALAHRYDARVLVDGAQAVAHMPVDVQQLGADFYVFSGHKLFAPTGIGALYTAPGMTEAMRPWQGGGNMIESVSFERTTFAPMPHLLEAGTGHISGVVGLLAAIDWLRSFDREAVAAYENALMAYATQTMATVPGLEVIGSAAERIAVLTFTLAGHDPASVADWLDRDGIAVRAGHHCAQPALAHYGLESAARASFALYNTSDEVDQLVASLRRMRAGA from the coding sequence ATGACTACTCCTGACGTTCCCGACCTCAGGGCCCTGCTGCGGGCACCCGCACAGGTGCCCACCCAGGTGCCCTCGGCGGTGTCGGCGCCGGTGCCGGCCGACGTGCCCGCCGTCACGGCACCCACGGCGCCCGGAACGCCCGCCGCACCCGGTATGTCCGCCGCCCCGGCCCCGGTGCCCACGGCGTCCCCCGAGGACGCCCTCGCGGCCCTGCCCACCACCGCGCCCGGCGGCTTCACCCCCGAGCAGGCCCGCAAGGACGTCCCGATCCTGCACCGGACGGTGAACGGACACCCCCTGGTCTGGCTCGACAACGGGGCCACCACCCAGAAGCCCCGCCAGGTCATCGAGGCCCTCTCCGCGTACTACGGCGCGGCCAACTCCAACATCCACCGGGGCGCGCACACCATGGCGCGCGAGGCAACCGAGCTGTACGAGGCGGGCCGCACGGCGGTCGCGGAACTCCTCGGCGCGGCGTCGCCGGAGAACATCGCCTTCGTCCGGGGCACCACCGAGGGCATCAACCTGGTGGCACAGAGCTGGGGCCGCTCCGTGCTGCAACCGGGCGACGAGATCCTCGTACCGGTCCTGGAGCACCACTCCAACATCGTCCCGTGGCAGCTCCTGGCGAAGGAGACCCACGCGCGCGTGGTCCCGGTGCCGCTCACGCCCGAGGGAGAGATCGACCAGAAGGCGTACGCCGACCTGCTGTCCGCGCGCACCCAGCTCGTGGTGGTCAGCCAGGCCTCGAACGTCCTCGGCACCGTGCCGCCGGTCGCGGAGATGGCCGCGCTCGCCCACCGCTACGACGCGCGGGTCCTCGTGGACGGCGCGCAGGCGGTGGCCCACATGCCGGTGGACGTCCAGCAGTTGGGCGCGGACTTCTACGTGTTCTCCGGGCACAAGCTGTTCGCCCCGACGGGCATCGGAGCCCTGTACACGGCGCCCGGGATGACGGAGGCGATGCGCCCGTGGCAGGGCGGCGGCAACATGATCGAGTCGGTGAGCTTCGAGCGGACGACGTTCGCGCCGATGCCGCACCTCCTGGAGGCGGGCACCGGCCACATCTCCGGCGTGGTCGGGCTCCTGGCGGCGATCGACTGGCTGCGGTCCTTCGACCGGGAGGCCGTCGCCGCGTACGAGAACGCGCTCATGGCGTACGCGACGCAGACCATGGCGACGGTCCCCGGCCTTGAGGTGATCGGCTCCGCGGCCGAGCGGATCGCGGTGCTCACCTTCACGCTCGCGGGCCACGACCCGGCCTCGGTCGCGGACTGGCTCGACCGGGACGGGATCGCCGTGCGCGCGGGCCACCACTGCGCGCAGCCCGCGCTCGCGCACTACGGCCTGGAGTCCGCGGCCCGTGCCTCGTTCGCGCTCTACAACACCTCCGACGAGGTGGACCAGTTGGTGGCGTCCCTGCGCCGGATGCGGGCCGGGGCCTGA
- a CDS encoding family 2B encapsulin nanocompartment shell protein, with protein MNDRLSLAPDAARQLATATKTAPQMLGTTPRYLLRALPWVDLKSGVYRVNRRRTFVLGDDRIATHSDGGSPRVVPGDLRELPYLREADESLLTELADAFTEVRFEPGQVLAQEGDPADRLWIIVQGRAEKRVTGRYGEEQLIDVIGDGQFFDLGAWTREEATPYRVQALTPGLALCAERRALAALADRDENVCGSLAAYASGNGLRPGSEVPVDLTSGHVGEPDLPATYVDYEDTPREYHMTLAQTILRVHTRVHDVYSGDFDQTRQQALLTIEALRERQEAALLNHPEFGLFHNVAPGQRVQTRTGSPTPDDLDELLARVWKQPGYFLAHPKAIAAFGRECTRRGVPPVTDNRFGSPLLTWRGVPLIPSDKVPFSNGVRANGAGGSAAAVGTTEILLMRLGEADRGVVGLRPGEVSDEVEPGLSMRNMGTDQKGITSYLMTAYFNTAVLVEDAIAVLQNVEVNNYHDYS; from the coding sequence GTGAACGACCGCCTTTCGCTCGCACCGGATGCGGCACGGCAGCTCGCGACCGCGACCAAGACGGCACCGCAGATGCTCGGCACCACCCCGCGCTATCTGCTGCGCGCGCTGCCGTGGGTGGACCTCAAGTCCGGTGTGTACCGCGTCAACCGGCGCCGCACCTTCGTGCTGGGCGACGACCGCATAGCCACCCACAGCGACGGCGGCTCCCCCCGCGTCGTCCCCGGCGACCTGCGCGAACTGCCGTATCTGCGCGAGGCCGACGAGTCCCTGCTGACCGAACTCGCCGACGCGTTCACCGAGGTGCGCTTCGAGCCCGGACAGGTCCTCGCGCAGGAGGGCGACCCCGCCGACCGCCTGTGGATCATCGTGCAGGGCCGCGCCGAGAAGCGCGTGACCGGGCGCTACGGCGAGGAGCAGCTCATCGACGTGATCGGTGACGGCCAGTTCTTCGACCTCGGCGCCTGGACCCGCGAGGAGGCCACGCCCTACCGCGTGCAGGCCCTCACCCCCGGTCTCGCCCTGTGCGCCGAGCGCCGCGCGCTCGCCGCCCTCGCCGACCGCGACGAGAACGTCTGCGGCTCCCTGGCCGCCTACGCCTCCGGCAACGGCCTGCGGCCCGGCTCCGAGGTGCCCGTCGACCTCACCTCGGGCCACGTCGGCGAGCCCGACCTGCCCGCCACGTACGTCGACTACGAGGACACCCCGCGCGAGTACCACATGACGCTCGCGCAGACGATCCTGCGCGTGCACACCCGCGTCCACGACGTGTACAGCGGCGACTTCGACCAGACCCGCCAGCAGGCGCTGCTCACCATCGAGGCGCTGCGCGAGCGGCAGGAGGCGGCGCTGCTCAACCACCCCGAGTTCGGCCTCTTCCACAACGTGGCCCCGGGCCAGCGCGTACAGACCCGCACCGGCTCGCCCACGCCCGACGACCTCGACGAGCTGCTCGCCCGGGTGTGGAAGCAGCCCGGCTACTTCCTCGCGCACCCCAAGGCCATCGCCGCGTTCGGGCGCGAGTGTACGCGGCGGGGCGTGCCCCCGGTCACCGACAACAGGTTCGGCAGCCCGCTGCTGACCTGGCGCGGAGTGCCGCTGATCCCCTCCGACAAGGTGCCCTTCAGCAACGGCGTACGGGCGAACGGCGCCGGCGGCTCGGCCGCGGCCGTCGGCACCACGGAGATCCTCCTGATGCGCCTGGGCGAGGCCGACCGCGGCGTCGTGGGCCTGCGCCCCGGCGAGGTCTCCGACGAGGTCGAGCCCGGTCTGTCCATGCGGAACATGGGCACCGACCAGAAGGGCATCACCTCGTACCTGATGACGGCGTACTTCAACACGGCGGTCCTGGTCGAGGACGCCATCGCCGTGCTCCAGAACGTCGAGGTGAACAACTACCATGACTACTCCTGA
- a CDS encoding mechanosensitive ion channel family protein: protein MDRALTLHDLMFAGIAVVCGIAAALLSRTTLRWLGVRATRTRWSGDDVMVDAARAIVPCAAIVAGLAAAAAALPLTPRTGRNVTLVLTALLILAATVTAARIVAGLVKSLAQSRSGVAGSATIFVNITRVVVLAIGFLVVLQTLGVSIAPLLTALGVGGLAVALALQDTLANLFAGVHILAAKTVQPGDYIRLTSGEEGYVVDINWRNTVVRNLSNNLVIIPNGKLAGTNMTNYSQPEQELSILVQAGVGYESDLDQVERVTIEVVDEVMTEITGALPHHEAAIRFHTFGDSRIGFTVILGVGEFSDQYRIKHEFIKRLHRRYRAEGIPVPAPTRTVTVRQGELPVTIPHQRS, encoded by the coding sequence ATGGACCGAGCCCTCACCCTGCACGACCTGATGTTCGCCGGGATCGCCGTGGTCTGCGGCATCGCGGCCGCGCTGCTCTCGCGGACGACGCTGCGCTGGCTCGGCGTGCGCGCCACCCGCACCCGGTGGAGCGGCGACGACGTGATGGTCGACGCGGCGCGCGCCATCGTGCCGTGCGCCGCGATCGTCGCGGGCCTGGCCGCCGCGGCCGCCGCGCTGCCGCTGACGCCGCGCACCGGACGCAACGTCACGCTCGTCCTGACGGCGCTGCTGATCCTCGCCGCCACGGTCACCGCGGCGCGGATCGTGGCGGGGCTCGTGAAGTCCCTGGCCCAGTCGCGCTCGGGCGTGGCGGGCTCGGCGACCATATTCGTCAACATCACGCGCGTCGTGGTGCTGGCGATCGGTTTCCTCGTCGTCCTGCAGACCCTCGGCGTGTCCATCGCGCCGCTGCTCACCGCCCTGGGCGTCGGTGGCCTCGCGGTGGCGCTCGCGCTCCAGGACACCCTCGCGAACCTCTTCGCGGGCGTGCACATCCTCGCCGCGAAGACCGTGCAGCCCGGTGACTACATCCGGCTGACCAGCGGTGAGGAGGGCTATGTCGTCGACATCAACTGGCGCAACACGGTGGTGCGCAACCTCTCCAACAACCTCGTGATCATCCCCAACGGCAAGCTCGCCGGCACCAACATGACCAACTACAGCCAGCCGGAGCAGGAGCTGTCGATCCTGGTGCAGGCGGGCGTCGGCTACGAGAGCGACCTGGACCAGGTGGAGCGCGTCACCATCGAGGTCGTCGACGAGGTGATGACCGAGATCACCGGCGCCCTGCCGCACCACGAGGCCGCGATCCGCTTCCACACCTTCGGCGACTCCCGGATCGGCTTCACGGTGATCCTGGGCGTGGGCGAGTTCAGCGACCAGTACCGGATCAAGCACGAGTTCATCAAGCGGCTGCACCGCCGCTACCGGGCCGAGGGCATCCCGGTCCCCGCGCCGACGCGGACCGTGACCGTCCGCCAGGGCGAGCTGCCGGTGACGATCCCCCATCAGCGGAGCTGA
- a CDS encoding SPFH domain-containing protein, which yields MADITRRLGLRHLRSAPTAHIRHHQGGRLRHDGPGLSFWFRPLSAALSEVPVDDRELAVLFHARTADFQDVTVQATVTYRISDPALAAARLDFSVDPDTGSWRSAPLEQLSTLLTESAQQHALDLLARTPLAAALADGVTAVRERVTEGLAAEPRLPATGLDVVAVRVVAIRPEPEVERALRTPARERVQQDADRATYERRAVAVERERAIAENELASRIELARQEERLVEQRGTNARREAEENAAADAVRAEAEAARTVRIARADAEAARAVGDARAAAQTAWLAAHASADAATLHALAATRLAENVPRIESLTLSPDVLTGLLAKLGRDSGSGTGQGAPS from the coding sequence ATGGCCGACATCACCCGGCGCCTCGGCCTGCGCCATCTGCGTTCCGCGCCCACCGCTCACATCCGCCACCACCAGGGCGGCCGACTGCGCCACGACGGGCCTGGGCTCAGCTTCTGGTTCCGGCCGCTGAGTGCCGCCCTGTCCGAAGTGCCGGTGGACGACCGCGAGTTGGCGGTCCTCTTCCACGCCCGCACCGCCGACTTCCAGGACGTCACCGTGCAGGCCACCGTGACGTACCGGATCAGCGACCCGGCGCTCGCCGCCGCCCGCCTCGACTTCTCCGTGGACCCGGACACCGGCTCCTGGCGGTCCGCTCCCCTGGAGCAACTGTCCACGCTGCTCACCGAGTCGGCGCAGCAGCACGCCCTGGACCTGCTCGCCCGCACGCCGCTCGCGGCCGCGCTCGCCGACGGGGTCACGGCGGTCCGCGAGCGCGTCACCGAGGGCCTCGCGGCCGAGCCCCGGCTGCCCGCGACGGGCCTCGACGTCGTCGCCGTACGCGTCGTCGCGATCCGGCCCGAGCCCGAGGTGGAGCGGGCCCTGCGCACCCCGGCGCGCGAGCGCGTGCAGCAGGACGCGGACCGGGCCACGTACGAGCGCAGGGCGGTGGCCGTCGAGCGCGAGCGCGCCATCGCCGAGAACGAGCTGGCGAGCCGCATCGAACTCGCCCGCCAGGAGGAGCGCCTGGTCGAGCAGCGCGGCACCAACGCGCGCCGCGAGGCCGAGGAGAACGCCGCCGCCGACGCCGTGCGCGCCGAGGCGGAGGCCGCCCGCACTGTGCGCATCGCGCGGGCCGACGCGGAGGCGGCCCGCGCCGTCGGCGACGCCCGCGCGGCGGCGCAGACCGCCTGGCTCGCGGCGCACGCGAGCGCCGACGCGGCCACCCTGCACGCCCTGGCCGCCACCCGCCTCGCCGAGAACGTGCCGCGCATCGAGAGCCTCACCCTGTCGCCGGACGTCCTCACGGGGCTGCTCGCGAAGCTGGGCCGGGACTCCGGGAGCGGCACGGGCCAGGGCGCCCCGTCATGA
- a CDS encoding SAM-dependent methyltransferase yields MAAAPFEAADANADANATDTDTGRPHPARVYDWFLGGTHHYPADAEFGSRIVELDATARYGARHNRWFMQRATRQLAGPAGVRQFLDIGSGIPTEPNLHRVAQDLAPEARVVYVDHDPLVRVHAAGLLNGTGAGATAFVEADARDPGLVLERAAEVLDLGRPVALSLVAVTHFLTDDDGAHAIVARLLDALAPGSHLVLSQLSGDQETAWVGEAVDQYTTGGVTLVPRTRAETERFFTGCTLLAPGLVQPPDWRPELGVDETRDGTRVPLYAGVGRKE; encoded by the coding sequence ATGGCAGCAGCGCCCTTCGAAGCCGCCGACGCCAACGCCGACGCCAACGCCACCGATACCGACACCGGGAGGCCGCACCCCGCCCGCGTCTACGACTGGTTCTTGGGCGGCACCCACCACTACCCGGCGGACGCGGAGTTCGGTTCGCGCATCGTGGAGCTCGACGCGACCGCCCGGTACGGCGCGCGGCACAACCGCTGGTTCATGCAGCGCGCGACACGCCAGCTCGCGGGCCCGGCCGGAGTGCGCCAGTTCCTCGACATCGGCAGCGGCATCCCGACGGAGCCGAACCTCCACCGCGTCGCACAGGACCTCGCCCCCGAGGCGCGGGTGGTGTACGTGGACCACGACCCGCTGGTCCGCGTGCACGCGGCGGGGCTCCTCAACGGGACCGGGGCCGGGGCCACGGCGTTCGTCGAGGCGGACGCGCGCGACCCCGGCCTCGTCCTCGAACGCGCCGCGGAGGTCCTGGACCTCGGACGGCCCGTCGCGCTCTCCCTCGTCGCCGTGACGCACTTCCTCACCGACGACGACGGCGCCCACGCGATCGTCGCCCGCCTCCTCGACGCGCTCGCGCCCGGCAGTCATCTGGTGCTCTCCCAGCTGTCGGGCGACCAGGAGACCGCGTGGGTCGGCGAGGCCGTGGACCAGTACACGACGGGCGGGGTCACGCTCGTGCCGCGCACGCGCGCGGAGACGGAGCGCTTCTTCACCGGGTGCACGCTCCTCGCACCGGGCCTGGTGCAGCCCCCGGACTGGCGGCCCGAACTGGGCGTCGACGAGACACGGGACGGGACGCGGGTGCCGTTGTACGCGGGGGTGGGGCGGAAGGAGTGA